From the Candidatus Methanoplasma cognatum genome, one window contains:
- a CDS encoding B12-binding domain-containing protein: MVDNKKALHDAVIAYKVPGIQEAVENARKAGLSAGEIIDAMGEGMTEVGILFERGKLFLPHVLSAAQGMKSAMEVLGPELLQSGDASTRRASVVMGTVEGDVHDIGKSICSTMLQCAGFDVHDLGRDVAKSAFIKEIKGGCTMCGMSALMTTTMTVQRDVIDILKTEGIRDKVIVMVGGAPVTQAYADKIGADIYGETASETTGKAKAISK; the protein is encoded by the coding sequence ATGGTAGACAACAAGAAAGCACTCCACGATGCAGTGATAGCCTATAAGGTACCCGGCATACAGGAGGCTGTGGAAAACGCAAGGAAAGCGGGGCTTTCCGCCGGAGAGATCATCGACGCCATGGGGGAAGGGATGACCGAGGTCGGCATACTTTTTGAAAGAGGAAAATTGTTCCTGCCGCACGTTCTTAGCGCGGCTCAGGGAATGAAGAGTGCTATGGAGGTACTCGGCCCAGAACTTCTGCAAAGCGGAGACGCCAGCACTAGGAGGGCGTCGGTCGTCATGGGAACGGTGGAGGGCGATGTCCACGATATCGGGAAATCCATCTGTTCGACGATGCTTCAGTGCGCCGGATTCGATGTCCATGACCTTGGAAGGGATGTCGCCAAGTCCGCGTTCATAAAGGAGATCAAGGGAGGATGCACAATGTGCGGCATGTCCGCTCTTATGACAACGACCATGACCGTCCAGAGGGATGTCATAGATATCCTGAAGACGGAAGGTATCCGTGACAAGGTGATCGTGATGGTCGGAGGCGCGCCTGTGACACAGGCATACGCAGACAAGATCGGAGCGGACATCTACGGAGAGACCGCAAGCGAGACGACAGGCAAGGCAAAGGCGATCAGCAAGTGA